The genomic stretch GGGACTTATATGCTTATTACTGTCAAATATGATTTTCTCATATATTTCGTCCGAAATCAGGAGAATGTCATGCCTTTGTATAAAGCTTACTATCGCACTCATCTCATCCCTTGAGACAACTCTTCCTGTTGGATTATTAGGCGAATTCAGAATCAGTGCTTTTGTTTTAGGTGTAACATATTTCAAAAGACTTTCTTCAGTTATTGCAAAATTTGACTTGTAATTCAGAGGAACCGGTACCGGAACGCCTCCTGACATTTCTATAAGGGGCTTGTAGGATACCCAGCTTGGATCAAATACCAGAACTTCATCTCCTATGTTAATGAATGTGAATAAAGCCAGAAACAGTGCATATTTTGCGCTTGCTGTTACTATTATCCCATTCTCATAGTCAATCTCAATATTATTCTCGCTATACAGCTTTTCGGCTATCTTTTTTCTTAAGTCAATAATCCCCTTGCTGTCCACATAATGCGTATAACCGATATTAATACTTTTTACAGCCTCATCGACTACCTTCCTTGGAGTATCAAAATCAGGCTCTCCCCCGGCTAGATTTATAATGTCAAAACCCGCCTGCCTGAGCTTTCTCGCTTTGTCGGATATTGAAACAGTTGCTGACGGCTGCAGGTTCAGTACTTTTGAGCTTACAAAATTTTTCATATTCATCACCTTTTCAATAATTTTAATATTAAGGCCTTTAAATGTATCATCAATCTTTCTTTTTATTTGGCCTCTTAATCAGGTCTTTCAAAGACTTCCTTAATGCAAGTCATGACCCATCTATCCATTTAATTTATATAGCAAGAGTCATACCAAATTTTCTGTTGTATTTAGCTCTTGTAAAATCAGAGATGTAAAATGAAAAATCCTGCTATATATCTCATTATGAGATATATAGCAGGATTTTTTCTCTCAAAATTAGAAATCGGTCTTATTTTGAGAATTAATATTGTATTCTTTAAGTTTCCTATAAAGGGAGGCTCTGCTGATCGATAACACATTTGCAGCCATTACCTTTCCTTTGGTGGTATAACCATATTTGTTAAGTGCTTTGATTATTTCATTCTTTTCAAGGAAATCTAGTGAATTAATATTTAAAGGCATATCCATTTTATCAGAGCGCTCTATCTTATCCTTTATATCATTATATGTTACTCTTTCTCCCAAACATATACAGCATATATATTCTATGATATTTTGAAGCTCCCGTACATTACCTTTCCATTCATGATTACATAAAGCTTCAATTGCCTCTTCATCCAAGGATTTTTTAGGTACTCCCATTTTTGAACAGTAAAGATTCATGAAAAATTCTATAAGCAGTGGAATATCCGACTTTCTCTCTCTAAGAGGAGGAAGTCTTAAGTTTATTACATTCAACCTGTAATATAAATCTTCGCGGAACAATTTACTATTTACCATCTGCTCCAGATTCTTATTTGTTGCAGCTATTACTCTGACATCTATCTGTATGGGATGTGTGCCTCCTATCCTTTCAACTTCATTTTCTTGCAGCACCCTCAAAAGCTTGGCCTGAAGGTGCAGAGGTATGTCGCCTATTTCATCCATGAAAAATGTGCCTCCGTTTGCAAGCTCAAACTTGCCGGGTTTCCCCATCTTCCTAGCTCCGGTGAATGACCCGCTTTCATAACCGAACAGTTCCGATTCAAGGAGTGACTCGGGTATGGCAGCACAATTTACCGGTATAAAGGGTGCAGAACCGTCAAACATGCAGTTATGAATGGCACGGGCGAAAAGTTCCTTACCTGTGCCGCTTTCGCCTGTTATCAAAAGGTTTGATTTTACCTTTGAGGTTTTGATTGCCACATTTATTGTATCCTTTATAAGACGGCTCTCACCGATAATATTATTGAATGTGATACGCTGATTGGCATGTACCTTTTTATAGATAAGAGGGTTTAGCTTTATGTCTTCAACAAGCACCATTACCGCCCCCTCAAACTTGTCATTTATTGTGATTGGGCTGAAGGAGCACTGGAAAGACTCACTGCCGTTCTTAAATTTTACTTCTGTAAACTCAATATTGTTACTGTTCTTGAACTCTTCGATATTCATATTGTCTTCAATTACATCTTTAATGTTCATGCCCAAAAAACTATTTTTAGGATTACCGGTCAAGTTTAATACCGACTGGCTGGCATTAAGTATTGTCCCTTTATTATCAATAAGCATCAGCCCATCGGATATTGATGAGAATATCTGATTTAGTTGACTGCTGTTCAGTTCCAACCGGTCAATATATTCCTGTTCCTTTATTTTTGATGCAAGCATCTGTCCAATATTGGTCAGAAAATCCATCAATGATTGCTTCTTTGAAATAAGCATTTCAAGTTGGATATCGTTTAAACATATCAATGATATGGCACCTAAAACTTTTCCGCTGTCAATTATAGGTACGGAGATCAACCCTTTTTCCTTATCTTTTTCCGGGCAATTGAACCTGTTGCCGCAGTTAATGCAAGTGTTTTTACTTTCAGGACTTTCAATTACACAGCCTTTCCCGCTTTGGACTACTCTACTGGTATATGTCCGATCATGTAACTGCTGTCCAATTGTATTTTTATAACCTGCTGTACCGGCAATTCTGGTAAGATTGTAGTCTATTATCGTTACTTCCACATTTAATATTACGGATATGGTTTCGGCACATTTTTGAGCAAAATCTATTATACTCTTTAACATAAATAATCACTTCCAATGATAGAATATTTTGCAAATATGCTTATAACTATTAAAAAAACGAGCCAGATAAACCTTCAGGTTCAGCAATTCCAATGTCTTTAGATTCTTTCAGCAAACCTTAAATACTTTATACACATCACTTACTACTTCATAATATACCTTTATCGTGTCGCTTCCGGCAGTGTAGACCCCCCATAGGGCATTACAATTACCTTTGCATCGTCTCCCAATACTTTAAATGCCTCTATCAATGCTTCATCAACACTCTTGAATGGCTCAAGGAATATGTTCCTCACAAACTCCTCATCCAGGTCGGATACTAAAAACACTCTCGTATTTTTAAGAACCATCGCTATAGCAGCTGCTTTATGCCCGCCAAGCTCGAATTTTTTCTGTATATTTGTAATCATTGTTTCAGTAGAATCCGAGGTAGTCATCCATCTTTCAAAAGTATGCTCTCCCAGTCCTTCCTTGCAGGACGCCAAAAGTATTATTATACCTCCGTCCTTTACGGCATACTTGGCATTATCCAGTGCCTTTTGTGCTTGGTAGAGATTAATGTCCTTCGGATATCCTCCGGAAGATACTACAACAATGTCGCCCTTTTGAGGAATCGAAATCTTATAAAGCTTATCCAAGAAGCGGCAGCCTTCCCTATGCGCATCGATGTAGTGGCCTGCAACAGCCTTTATAATAGTCTTTTTCTCATCCAGAACGACATTGAGTATAAAGTCAATTTTTACGAACTTAGCCGCTTCATCTATATCACACCTTACGGGGTTACCGCATATTGCCCCAGCCTTGGCTTCGTCCCTTACCATCATACTATGATTTGCCTGGATTGCCTCCCTTGTGCAAACACCGGGCATTATGGCTTTGGCTCCTCCGCTGTATCCGGCAAAATAATGATACTCTATATTTCCCAGGCATATTCTCCTGTCAGCCTCAACCACTGGTTTGAACACGCTCAACGGTGTGCCGGAAGATGTTGTCCCCAAGCTTATGCAGTCATTGATATCCAAATCGATGCAGTCGATTTTTTCATATATCTTCTCACCGACCAGGTACTTCTTCTCTTCTTCAGTATGCTTTCTGTGGCTTCCGAGGGCAAAAACAACTTTTATATCTTCATCCTTTACGCCTGCCTCGTATAATTCCTCCAAAAGTACCGGAAGCACTACCTTAGTCGGCATTGGCCTGGTAATATCGCTAGTTATTATTACAATTTTTTCCCCCTGATTGACAATATGCTTAAGCCTTTTAGAAGAAATAGGGTTTAAGAGTGCTCTCTTAACCTCCTCTTCTCCTGTCTTATCCGCAGCTACCATATTAGGTTCAAGCACAGCAAGCAGGTTTTTATCTTCAATATCAAATTCCGCATTCTGTTTTCCGAATCCAAGTGAAAATTTCATTCCAATACCTCCATTAATGTAAAAAAACAGGGGTCATTAAACAATATACCCCAATTAAAGCTTACTTTCCGCATTTTGCAACGTGCAACCAATCCACAACCCAAAAAAGCTGTGCTATTATGTTCAAATACATAATAACACAGCAAAATATCATATACAACTTTCAGTATATATATTTAAAAGCTTGTTGAAATAATTATACCGCATATCATTCCAACTATCATGGCAATTGTAGATATCCTTCCCTTGTAAATATTTTGAGTCTTTGGTATAAGCTCCCCGCAGGTTATATACAGCATTGCACCGCCTGCAAAGCTCAAGCAGAGGCAAATAAAGGTGTTTGATATTTCTCCCAGTAATTCCCCTATAAAAGCCCCAAACCCCATCGGTATTCCTGCAAGTATTGTATAAACGAGTATCTTCAATCTGTTGATGCCGCCTAATTTAAGAGGTGCAGCCATTGCTATGCCTTCCGGCATATCATGGAAACCTATTACAATAGCAAGCCCCAAACCTAAATAATCACTGGCAGCAAAACCGGAGCCCACCGCAAGTCCTTCTGGGAAGTTGTGTATAGCAATTCCAATGCCAAGCAGTATTCCACTTCTCACAAAATCAAAGCCGTCACTGTACTTATCGCTTATCCTCTCAGGTATGAAATGTTCTACTACAAGTATCATTCCCACCCCAAGTACAATCCCCGCAAGGCTTATGTATACGCCCCCCATATCAAAGGCTTCAGGGAGCAGGTCAAAGCACACTACCGATATCATGATTCCGCTGGTAAACCCAAGAAGAATAGCCATAAATCTTTTTGTAGGATTTTTAAGAAACAGTGTAAATAAACCGCCGAGGCCGGTACCTATCATCCCGCACAGAAAACCTATACAGGTCACAGCAAAAAGTCTGCTCAATTTATTGCCCCCAATTCAAGAAAAACTTTGCTATAATTACTCTTTATATTTATATTCAAGAGGGGGATTAATAGAACGATGCCTTCGGCATTAGGTTCGAGGTGCGTGGTTCGAGGTTCGGGGGGGAAGAATTACTTGAGTAGCTCTTCGCAGGTACAAAAAAGGTGCAGATTTCTCCGCACCTTTTTGCTCTAACGGTACAGGCGAACACTGTTCGCCCCTACAACCGAAACCTCGAGACCTCGAAACCTCGAAACCTCGAAACCCCGGAACCTGATTTATTCTACCCCTTTGAGTTTTTCAGCTTGCGCGCTTGTTATTAAAGCATCTATCATTCCATCGATGTCTCCATCCATAAAGGCATCCAACTGATAAAGAGTCAATCCTATCCTATGATCAGTCACTCTGCCCTGAGGGAAATTGTATGTCCTGATTCTCTCACTTCTGTCGCCTGTCCCTACCTGGCTTTTTCTATCGCTTGCAATTTCAGCATTGTGTCTTGCTGTTTCCTGCTCCAGGAGCCTTGATTTCAATACCTTTAATGCCTTTTCCTTGTTTTTGAGCTGTGATTTCTCATCCTGGCAGATTACTACCAAGCCAGAAGGAATGTGTGTAATTCTTACCGCACTGTCTGTTGTATTTACGCTCTGTCCGCCGTGTCCGCCTGAACGGTAAACGTCTATCCTCAAATCATTGTTGTTGATTTGCACATCTACATCTTCGGCTTCAGGAAGCACCGCAACCGTTGAGGTTGATGTATGGATTCTGCCGCTGGCTTCGGTGGTCGGAATTCTCTGAACCCGGTGGGCGCCGCTTTCATATTTGAGTCTGCTGTAAGCACCCTTCCCATCTATTTCGAAGATGACCTCCTTATAGCCACCAATATCCGTGGCATTGGAGCTCAGCATTTCTATCTTCCAGCCCATTCTCTCGGCGTATCTCACATACATTCTGAACAGACTTCCCGCGAAAAGCGCAGCCTCATCACCGCCTGCAGCACCTCTTACTTCAACTATTACGTTCTTATCATCATTGGGATCCTTTGGAAGCAGCAGTATCTTAAGTTCCTCTTCCAATTTTGCCTTCTTCTCCTGCAGCTCGGAAAGCTCCAGGGTGATCATTTCTTCAAACTCTTTGTCAGGCTTATCCCCAAGCATTGCCTTTGAATCTTCTATACTCGAAAGTACTGCCTTGTACTCTTTAAAATTCGTAACAACAGGCTCCATACCTGCATGCTCTTTTACAAGCTTCTGCCACATGCTCTGGTCTGCAATTACTTCCGGATCGCTTATCTTATGGCTCAAATCTTCATATTTTTCTTCAATAAACTCCAGTTTATCCAGCATCCTATCACTCCCCATAAATAACTATAATCTGTTTCCCCATACGCATCTATCAAGCCCTGCCAGGTCCTTTTCAAGCTTTAAGCCGTCATAATAACCGCTCTCTTCCATGATATTTTTTACTTTAACACCTTGATCATGTCCTATTTCAAATGCAAGTATGCCATTAGGCTTTAAAAACTCAGCACTCTCCTGCACAATTCTTCTATAGTATACAAGTCCGTCTCTGCCTCCGTCAAGAGCCAAATGCGGCTCATAGCCCCGAACACTTATTCCCAGCTCATTTATAACCGCACTTTCTATATATGGAGGGTTGGATACTATGATATCAGTATTTCCAATAATTCCTTCCACCCTGATATTTTCAAATAAGTCACTCTTTATAGTGCATATTCGGCTCTCAAGTCCAAATTCCTTGACATTGGCACTGCAGCATTCTAAAGCAATGTCAGAAATATCCGCAGCCCAGAGCCTTGCATCGGGTATATTCTTAGCAAGGCTTACTGCTATTGCACCGCTTCCAGTGCACATATCAATTATATTAGGCTTTTCTATTCCCCCCGCCAGCTCAATAACCTTTTCTACAACTATTTCTGTATCGGCACGGGGTATCAGCACCCCTTCAGCTACATGCAGCTCAAGTCCCATGAACTCCTGCCTGTTGACAATGTACTGCACAGGCTTGCCTTTGCTTCGCTCATCTATCAATCCTAAATAACCCTCGGCAGCATTCCCATCAACCATGTATTCCGACTGAGTTATAAGCTTTAACCGGTCAAAGCTCCTGCCGGATTGGTTCAGCGCATATACAAGCAGCACCTCTGCATCAAGTATTGGATTATCGGAATGCTCACACCTTTTCAGCACTCCGACGGCTTTTTTCAATAGCTCTCTTATGCTCTCCATCACCAGTTATCTGCCTCTGTGTCAACTACAAGAACATTTTTAAGCGCTTCAATGGCTACTTCCATCTGCTTGTCATCCGGCTCCCTTGTGGTTATCTTTTGCAGCCACATCCCTGGAGCCGATACAATGCAGGATATCTTGCTCTGGCTCTTTCCTGCCCATTTGATTATTTCATAGGAAATGCCGGCTACAATAGGCATGAGTATAATCCTTATAGCAAGCCTCATCCATACCCCTGACCAACTAAACATTGAAAAAAGAAGTATGCTGACTATCATTACTATGAAAAGAAAGCTGGTACCGCACCTTGGATGCAGTCTTCCGAACTTCTTCACATTTTCTACAGTCAATTCTTCTCCATGCTCATAACAAAATATGGTTTTATGCTCTGCTCCGTGATACTCAAATACCCTTCTTATATCCTTCATTCTAGATACAGCAAGTAAATATCCAAGGAAAATAACTATTCTTACTATACCCTCAATTCCATTAAGTATAAGATTATTGGTGGTAAGATGCTTGAATACGTCGACAAGTACAGTAGGAAGCAATATAAAAAGTCCTACTGAGAATAATACTGAAATGACCACAGATATCCATATTATATTATTGCCCAAAAATTCATCAAACTTAGAAGGTTTCTTATTCTTTTCCTCTTCTTCCTCTTCGATAAAATCAGCAGAGTACATTAGAGATTTGACGCCCAAGACCATTGAGTCCACAAATGCGTATACCCCTCTCAGAATAGGCATCTTGGATATTACCTTTCTATTGCCCTTTAGCTTTTCCTTTTTGACTATTATCTCTCCGTCAGGCTTTCGTACCGCTATAGCATAATCCTCGGCACCCTTCATCATTACCCCTTCAATGACAGCCGCGCCGCCCACCGCCTTAGGTTTTATTCTACTTTCAGTGCTTAATATTTTCATATTTTTTTACCTTTCAAAACAAACTAGTTTTTATAAAATCCTCATATAGTAGTATATCGTTACTTGATGCAATTTACAAGTGCAGAGAACGATGCCCTCACTTATCGACATCATCTGATAAAATGTACATATTTATACGCAAATAGACAACAACTGTTATTTAAACCCATTTATTTTTATGTTAGAATATATTTTATACTAGTTAAATTATTCACTTATGTTTGCCCAATGTGAAAATCGCAGTAATTTCTGGGGGGAATAATTTTGGCAAGAGTGCTTGTAGTAGATGACTCATCAATAATGCGGAGAAATCTGTCCTCAATACTTGTAAAAGCAGGTCACACCATTGTAGCAGAAGCCTCCAACGGCGAACTGGGTGCAAAAGAATACGAAAAGCATAAGCCCGATCTCGTAACGATGGACATAACCATGCCGGTGTTGGATGGCATTGGTGCTGTTAAGAAAATAATAAGCTTTGATTCAGAAGCTTTAATAATCATGATAAGTGCTTTGGACCAGAAATTCATGGTATTGACTGCTATTCAGAATGGCGCCAGACATTACATCATAAAGCCCTTCAGCTCTGAAAAGGTGATAGATGTAGTAAATGAGGTGCTGAATTCTACCAAAATCAAATCTGCGGGAAAAGCGGACAAGCTCCCAGACAAGCAGCAAAAACCTACTAGTTCACTTAACAATACTATTACCGATATAAACAAGTCAATCAATAATATCAATGCTGCAATAAAAACGCTGGATACATAAATTATCGAGAGCAAATAACTAAGATTCTTCGCTGCACTCAGAATGACAACGCTGCACTCAGAATATTTAAGAGCTTAATGCTGTAATAGCCTTAAGCTCTTTTATTTGCTCTATCTCTTTCCCGGAACCTCATGGCACTTCCTGCATCTGGCTTCATAACTTTCCTTCGCTCCTACCAGTATTATCGGGTCGTTATAGTTTGCAGGCCTTCCATCTATTAATCTTTGGGTTCTTGTAGCGGGGTTGCCGCACGTTATGCATATAGCCTGGATCTTGTCCACAAATTCTGCAGCAGACATCAACTCCGGTGTCGGGCCAAAAGGCTCTC from Clostridia bacterium encodes the following:
- a CDS encoding pyridoxal phosphate-dependent aminotransferase; its protein translation is MKNFVSSKVLNLQPSATVSISDKARKLRQAGFDIINLAGGEPDFDTPRKVVDEAVKSINIGYTHYVDSKGIIDLRKKIAEKLYSENNIEIDYENGIIVTASAKYALFLALFTFINIGDEVLVFDPSWVSYKPLIEMSGGVPVPVPLNYKSNFAITEESLLKYVTPKTKALILNSPNNPTGRVVSRDEMSAIVSFIQRHDILLISDEIYEKIIFDSNKHISPGSFSKIKDKVITVNGFSKAFAMTGWRLGYLAAHPELIKEVLKVQQHTLTCAGSFIQQAAVHAFSCEKEVMDMTEEYSRRRDFFVKVLNEIHGVECRYPQGAFYVFPNIDYKGMDSIELCSYIIENAKVAATPGSAFGAGGDKCIRMSFATEMENLEKAVERLSKIF
- a CDS encoding sigma 54-interacting transcriptional regulator, which gives rise to MLKSIIDFAQKCAETISVILNVEVTIIDYNLTRIAGTAGYKNTIGQQLHDRTYTSRVVQSGKGCVIESPESKNTCINCGNRFNCPEKDKEKGLISVPIIDSGKVLGAISLICLNDIQLEMLISKKQSLMDFLTNIGQMLASKIKEQEYIDRLELNSSQLNQIFSSISDGLMLIDNKGTILNASQSVLNLTGNPKNSFLGMNIKDVIEDNMNIEEFKNSNNIEFTEVKFKNGSESFQCSFSPITINDKFEGAVMVLVEDIKLNPLIYKKVHANQRITFNNIIGESRLIKDTINVAIKTSKVKSNLLITGESGTGKELFARAIHNCMFDGSAPFIPVNCAAIPESLLESELFGYESGSFTGARKMGKPGKFELANGGTFFMDEIGDIPLHLQAKLLRVLQENEVERIGGTHPIQIDVRVIAATNKNLEQMVNSKLFREDLYYRLNVINLRLPPLRERKSDIPLLIEFFMNLYCSKMGVPKKSLDEEAIEALCNHEWKGNVRELQNIIEYICCICLGERVTYNDIKDKIERSDKMDMPLNINSLDFLEKNEIIKALNKYGYTTKGKVMAANVLSISRASLYRKLKEYNINSQNKTDF
- the larA gene encoding nickel-dependent lactate racemase, producing MKFSLGFGKQNAEFDIEDKNLLAVLEPNMVAADKTGEEEVKRALLNPISSKRLKHIVNQGEKIVIITSDITRPMPTKVVLPVLLEELYEAGVKDEDIKVVFALGSHRKHTEEEKKYLVGEKIYEKIDCIDLDINDCISLGTTSSGTPLSVFKPVVEADRRICLGNIEYHYFAGYSGGAKAIMPGVCTREAIQANHSMMVRDEAKAGAICGNPVRCDIDEAAKFVKIDFILNVVLDEKKTIIKAVAGHYIDAHREGCRFLDKLYKISIPQKGDIVVVSSGGYPKDINLYQAQKALDNAKYAVKDGGIIILLASCKEGLGEHTFERWMTTSDSTETMITNIQKKFELGGHKAAAIAMVLKNTRVFLVSDLDEEFVRNIFLEPFKSVDEALIEAFKVLGDDAKVIVMPYGGSTLPEATR
- a CDS encoding ZIP family metal transporter: MIGTGLGGLFTLFLKNPTKRFMAILLGFTSGIMISVVCFDLLPEAFDMGGVYISLAGIVLGVGMILVVEHFIPERISDKYSDGFDFVRSGILLGIGIAIHNFPEGLAVGSGFAASDYLGLGLAIVIGFHDMPEGIAMAAPLKLGGINRLKILVYTILAGIPMGFGAFIGELLGEISNTFICLCLSFAGGAMLYITCGELIPKTQNIYKGRISTIAMIVGMICGIIISTSF
- the prfA gene encoding peptide chain release factor 1, giving the protein MLDKLEFIEEKYEDLSHKISDPEVIADQSMWQKLVKEHAGMEPVVTNFKEYKAVLSSIEDSKAMLGDKPDKEFEEMITLELSELQEKKAKLEEELKILLLPKDPNDDKNVIVEVRGAAGGDEAALFAGSLFRMYVRYAERMGWKIEMLSSNATDIGGYKEVIFEIDGKGAYSRLKYESGAHRVQRIPTTEASGRIHTSTSTVAVLPEAEDVDVQINNNDLRIDVYRSGGHGGQSVNTTDSAVRITHIPSGLVVICQDEKSQLKNKEKALKVLKSRLLEQETARHNAEIASDRKSQVGTGDRSERIRTYNFPQGRVTDHRIGLTLYQLDAFMDGDIDGMIDALITSAQAEKLKGVE
- the prmC gene encoding peptide chain release factor N(5)-glutamine methyltransferase, whose translation is MESIRELLKKAVGVLKRCEHSDNPILDAEVLLVYALNQSGRSFDRLKLITQSEYMVDGNAAEGYLGLIDERSKGKPVQYIVNRQEFMGLELHVAEGVLIPRADTEIVVEKVIELAGGIEKPNIIDMCTGSGAIAVSLAKNIPDARLWAADISDIALECCSANVKEFGLESRICTIKSDLFENIRVEGIIGNTDIIVSNPPYIESAVINELGISVRGYEPHLALDGGRDGLVYYRRIVQESAEFLKPNGILAFEIGHDQGVKVKNIMEESGYYDGLKLEKDLAGLDRCVWGNRL
- a CDS encoding DUF1385 domain-containing protein, with amino-acid sequence MKILSTESRIKPKAVGGAAVIEGVMMKGAEDYAIAVRKPDGEIIVKKEKLKGNRKVISKMPILRGVYAFVDSMVLGVKSLMYSADFIEEEEEEKNKKPSKFDEFLGNNIIWISVVISVLFSVGLFILLPTVLVDVFKHLTTNNLILNGIEGIVRIVIFLGYLLAVSRMKDIRRVFEYHGAEHKTIFCYEHGEELTVENVKKFGRLHPRCGTSFLFIVMIVSILLFSMFSWSGVWMRLAIRIILMPIVAGISYEIIKWAGKSQSKISCIVSAPGMWLQKITTREPDDKQMEVAIEALKNVLVVDTEADNW